From a region of the Syngnathoides biaculeatus isolate LvHL_M chromosome 2, ASM1980259v1, whole genome shotgun sequence genome:
- the taf11 gene encoding transcription initiation factor TFIID subunit 11, whose protein sequence is MADPARIQTEITPERSAAAQDEQPKAKATEEGTYPAPEKTADEPKESSSSQDHHKEDEPSEPAGAEDEEEGTSGQPASKRLKVEPEKKKEKRQKVDEDEIQKMQVLVSSFSEDQLNRYEMYRRSAFPKAAIKRLIQSITGSSVSQNVVIAMSGISKVFAGEIVEEALDVCETWGDTPPLQPKHMREAVRRLKSRHQIPNTKYKNILFH, encoded by the exons ATGGCGGATCCTGCGCGGATCCAAACTGAGATCACACCTGAGAGATCGGCTGCCGCCCAAGATGAGCAGCCTAAAGCTAAGGCGACCGAGGAAGGAACGTATCCGGCTCCGGAAAAGACTGCGGACGAACCCAAGGAGTCGTCGTCCTCGCAAGACCACCACAAAGAAGACGAGCCATCT GAACCAGCAGGAgcagaggatgaggaggaaggaACTTCAGGTCAGCCCGCATCTAAAAGACTAAAGGTGGAAccggaaaagaaaaaggaaaagcgGCAAAAAGTCGACGAGGATGAAATACAAAAGATGCA GGTTTTGGTTTCGTCTTTCTCTGAAGACCAGCTGAATCGTTACGAAATGTACAGGCGGTCTGCCTTTCCGAAGGCGGCTATTAAGAGG CTGATCCAGTCCATAACGGGGTCCTCAGTGTCCCAGAACGTGGTGATTGCCATGTCGGGTATCTCGAAAGTTTTTGCTGGGGAAATCGTTGAGGAAG CGTTGGACGTTTGCGAGACTTGGGGAGATACGCCACCTCTTCAGCCCAAACACATGAGGGAGGCAGTCAGGAGGCTGAAGAGCCGCCATCAGATTCCCAACACCAAGTACAAAAACATTCTTTTTCACTGA